ATAGTTGTCAAGCCAGTTGATGAAGAAATAGGAAAACATCAAGGATTGATATAACGGTATTTTGTGGGAGACCGGCAGCAGGTCATTATGCAATAATTGCTCATTTTTTTCAAGCATTTCCGTATCAAGGTATTCCCTGTAGAGGTGTTTCTGAGTATGAAAATTCACTAACCACGACGGATTTACATTCGCCCAAAAATGGTACACATAAGGAGTAAACTCCACTTTAGAGGTGCGAGTGCGTACTTCTTCAGGCAAAACCCCCACCATTGCCCTTCGTAACGGGCCTCGTTTCCAGCCATTATCAAATTTAAACTCCGGAGGAATCGCCATACAAAGTTCTCGGAGACGTTTGTCTAAGAAGGGATGATTGATCTCTGATAAATAATAGCTTCCAATCGTTGCCAAGAGTTCGTTTGTATTGACCAACGACCCGGAATTTTGCAGATTATCTTTTAAAATGTGCAAATTATCGTCGTCATAAGCAGGTTGGTAAATGCGTTGCAGTACTTCATTTACACGCTTTTTATTCAAAAAACTTGGTAACACCAACGCTGAAGCAGGAGAAAAATTCAGTATCAGGGTTACTTTTTCCCACCAATAAATCAAGGACTTACCCAACAGAGACGGGCGTTGAATAAGGCAGATTGCCATCTTGCTTAGATAAAACAATTTGCCCGAAAGAGGCTGTTGTGCCAATTCATCAAAACAATACCTCAAAAGTGTACCGTCTCGCTGTTTATCAGTACTTCCATTTTTTTCAATCATCCCGGAAATTGCCCGCTTAAATAACGTCCACTTTTTCTCTTTCAGCAATCCTCTTAAATAACTACCCCCATGCCCGACAACAGTATCTCCATCATGACCGGTCAACAATACACGATTAGAATTTTTCAGCATTGTTTCGTATAAAGGCCTAAAGTTATGGAAATCTAAAGGAAGCGTTTCAGGATATCCCACGCACTGGTGGTAAATATTCATCGAACCGTAAAAGTCAGCGTGTGCCTCCGTATAGACGTGGTTCATGGAAGGATACAGATTCAATACATATTCCACATAAGCGGTTTCATCCGTCATGGGCAGATTTGTTTTTAAATGGAAAGTATTCAATTGACGGCCTTGCTTTTCCAAATGATTTTGAGCTAGACAACTTACCGACGATGAATCCAGCCCTCCGCTTAAATGCGAGCCAATGCCAAAGGGAGTTCTGATTCGGCACGCTACGGCTTCTTCAAAGTATACTTTAAAACATTCGGCAAAATCCTCGGGCGTCTTGAGATGACTAAAGCGTTCCAATTGAAAGTCAAGATTTAATTTCAGCTCAGAGGAAGACGAATTGAATATCCCTAACTGCGAAAAATGTAACGTTTTTATATGCTTGAACATAGTATCAGTATGATAAAAGCGATAGCCTGTGAGGGCCGATAAATACACCGCCGCTTTTTCTTCGTTGAGTTGTTTAGGCACCTCCGGTAAGGCTAAGAGCGCTTTTAACTCACTCGCAAAAGCAAAGCAAACGCCGGGCTTGTGAAAATAGTAAAACGTCCGAATACCGCTGTGGTCACGCCCGCAAATAAACGATTGACGATTTTCGTCCCACAGCGCAAAGGCAAAATCCCCCACAAGGTGATACAAAAGGCCGTCACCCCATTTTTGGTATGCAGCCAGTATCAGTTCAGCATCGGTCGGCTCATCAGAGATGCTTTTTTGAATCAAATGACTTAGCGGTTGTTCCGCGA
Above is a window of Runella slithyformis DSM 19594 DNA encoding:
- a CDS encoding asparagine synthase-related protein, with protein sequence MSGICGIIYFDGREVEDELQHMVHPLSHRGPDGIKLYRNGSVGLAHLMLHVTHESLYEQQPLVSSSGLVLVADARVDNRKELYAQLGLDKTTSPLRLPDGTIIAEQPLSHLIQKSISDEPTDAELILAAYQKWGDGLLYHLVGDFAFALWDENRQSFICGRDHSGIRTFYYFHKPGVCFAFASELKALLALPEVPKQLNEEKAAVYLSALTGYRFYHTDTMFKHIKTLHFSQLGIFNSSSSELKLNLDFQLERFSHLKTPEDFAECFKVYFEEAVACRIRTPFGIGSHLSGGLDSSSVSCLAQNHLEKQGRQLNTFHLKTNLPMTDETAYVEYVLNLYPSMNHVYTEAHADFYGSMNIYHQCVGYPETLPLDFHNFRPLYETMLKNSNRVLLTGHDGDTVVGHGGSYLRGLLKEKKWTLFKRAISGMIEKNGSTDKQRDGTLLRYCFDELAQQPLSGKLFYLSKMAICLIQRPSLLGKSLIYWWEKVTLILNFSPASALVLPSFLNKKRVNEVLQRIYQPAYDDDNLHILKDNLQNSGSLVNTNELLATIGSYYLSEINHPFLDKRLRELCMAIPPEFKFDNGWKRGPLRRAMVGVLPEEVRTRTSKVEFTPYVYHFWANVNPSWLVNFHTQKHLYREYLDTEMLEKNEQLLHNDLLPVSHKIPLYQSLMFSYFFINWLDNYFKIRKRY